The DNA window ttGTTTCGTCACAGCTACATTGACTTGGTAACACgtaatacgtggtaactcgtaagcaggcatgaggtgtgtgaaacagaacacacgtgttataacgactgtcgttgccccgtcacgcaaagatagataagttacatacgtggtaacttgtaagcgggcacgaggtgtatgaaacagaacacccatgttataacgactgttgttgccccgacctgtgaggataaataagttgcatatgtgGTTACTCagtcacgaggtgtatgaaacagaacacccgtgtcttGCGCcaccatgcaaagataaaaaagttacattccgTTCTGGCACTGCTAGTTAGTTAACATAACGTAATGTATAAGTTTGTATCGCAATAATATTaagatataaaacataaagCCGGagtgtgatgtaataatgacaATTGTGTTCAACAAATACaagtttattattacatcataatatcaATTATGAATATCAATACTGGACAATATCacctaataataataatctaGTGTTTAATTggattaactttaaatattcttcCAGGCATCTTTCTTGAACAAGAAACTCAACATAGGAGGAAAGCGAGTCAACTTATCCATATGGGTGAATATCAACTTTTGTTAAACATGAGAtgtattaaatttacttttatggagtaatttttactttacttttgtataaaatgtgTGAAGATATTTTTCTGTAAGATTTATTATGGCGAATGACACTAAAAGGTAAACAAATTCAAATACTTCTTGTGTAATTAGTAATCACACTGATAGGACGTTNAAATATTGGTCTGCgcatagggatgcacattacagaatttcgaatccatgagattcgaatccttttgtattcgaatcttattacgggattcggtattctgtttaatgacgtcattacacgtcatctcatatactatattaacaatttttgatacttattaattttgaaaaaaaatatttttgtgtttgtgggactttcgagagtaaacgtttcgtaacgtcttttcatagcctgctatacgtttcatgacgcaaaaactacccaatagtacaatttttgatcattttacagctcatgatccaacaaggctgctatgaaagggtcaataaactgacttttgtgggtaaaatttctttttcctataaatataaaaagattcgaaattctagattcgaaataaagtattctaggatatcctagaataccaaattattctgtaatgtgcatccctatctGCGCATAAATACCACAAGAGCTACTTCAGTTAAACTAATTTAGGAacacaattattaaaccaACCCCAATATTACACAGGACACGGCCGGGCAAGAACGCTTCCACGCGTTGGGTCCAATTTATTATCGAGATTCTAACGGGGCCATCcttgtttatgacatcacagatgaAGACTCATTCCAGAAGGTTGGGACAATGGTTgttgttataaacaatattctaaactttttataaaagttgttttttgtttaattgttataaacaataacGTTTTGCTGTAGTTGCTTAAACCGAAAGTAAAAAACtcatttggttaaaaagcTAACGGAATCCTTCTTCATGGCAGACAAAACTTAACTTTTCGACTGCTGTTCCATCTATCAGTACCAGGCCATCAggcataacataatatataaatacaaatagcTCTTATGGTAAAAAtcagttttgaaattttatccATTATACTTCCGTTCTTCCAGGTAAAAAATTGGGTGAAAGAGTTACGGAAGATGTTGGGCCAagatatttgtttatgtatcgCTGGTgggtttataatttattgtggTGTGAATAAGTTCTCTATGTTACCTGCATTTAGAACCTCATAATTTAGTTGTGATTTACAGTGTtgcacttaacagcaatttctccaacccagtgttcactaatgggttgttatcagccatgttttaaaacaatcacccactaaCATTGTTACATATGTTGTGGCTTCTGGAGTCTTGCGAGgacaaacaaattacattcatccGCTTCTTTATCCTCCCCAGGCAACAAGATTGACCTCGAGAAGAGTCGTCACGTTTCTGTCCAAGAAGCGGAGGAATACGCGGCGTCAGTCGGCGCCAAACACGTCCACACGAGCGCTAAACTCAACAAAGGAATCGACGATGTTTTCCTAACTTTGTCCAAAAGTAAGCAgcatttttctctttttgttTCAGTAGAAACATCACCTTCCTgtactttgtgttttgtttaaaacattttgcatGTTATACACAAGACTCATCTTTTCTAAATCAGCTCTTCTGACATTTACAACGGTTACCAACGTTTTAACACCTTGAACGGGTTGTCTTTATCAGCGAGTAAAATCCCGGTAGGAGTTGAGTGTCATTTAccttgataaaaaaaaaacgttccGGACGTTAAAACGTTGGTTTCCTTAGCAAATCAATGCcagaaaacttatttttccaaacaattttttctaaaactgaATTGTTTGTTTCCTAGAAATGATGCAAGTTTCCGACGAGCAAGAAGCTCAAAAATCATCCACTGGAGGGAGTTCTACGTCGGTACCGGGTCGGGGGAATTCCCGACGTGGGGTCGTCGTCATTAGCAACGAGGAGGCTGCGGCGTCGGAACAAAAGTCCGGATGTTGTAGCTGATAATGTCATcaagtgatgatgtcattgttttatgttttacgcATGATTATACCTTCatcatagaaacaatatatcaaGCGTTGACTTGctatatttattgttgtttaattattatgtcgtaatcatttctattttactttgATTTGCCCAATTTCTGGTTGcgtgtaaatatataaataaattctaCATACGTTTCATACATGGGGTACTATTACAGTTTGTGGATAAGCAGATataacttttggttggtttggtcatttatatccttgtgggtggaaacttgagtgacttatccatggttgccactctcatgcccacagtcgagttgctgaagctattgcagtgtgtggataagcagacataacttttggttggtttggtcatttatatcctcatgggtgggaacttgagtgacttattcatggttgccactcccatgcccacagtcaagttgctgaagttattgcagtgtgtggataagcagaatTGGTAGGAAAACGccttgtttttttgcataaacaaGCATGAATATTCTGTGTGTCATGGAATTGACATTTTAAACTCCcttttcaaaataaagttgtaaCACCGACTTTGTGCGGATGAAATGTTGCTAAGCCTTAGGGAAACCCCCGGGCTAatgagttaaaaaaatttaaaataaaaaagttttaacttcAATATATTAGGAGAGCCAAACCTTTTATTAATTTCGTCAAACCAGGGATATTGCT is part of the Ciona intestinalis unplaced genomic scaffold, KH HT000177.2, whole genome shotgun sequence genome and encodes:
- the LOC100177212 gene encoding ras-related protein Rab-21-like translates to MGSRTRQFKVVLLGEGCVGKTSLVLRYCEDKFNDKHITTLQASFLNKKLNIGGKRVNLSIWDTAGQERFHALGPIYYRDSNGAILVYDITDEDSFQKVKNWVKELRKMLGQDICLCIAGNKIDLEKSRHVSVQEAEEYAASVGAKHVHTSAKLNKGIDDVFLTLSKKMMQVSDEQEAQKSSTGGSSTSVPGRGNSRRGVVVISNEEAAASEQKSGCCS